A region from the Hylaeus volcanicus isolate JK05 chromosome 6, UHH_iyHylVolc1.0_haploid, whole genome shotgun sequence genome encodes:
- the LOC128877795 gene encoding eukaryotic peptide chain release factor GTP-binding subunit ERF3A, whose amino-acid sequence MANSVAPDSWEQQADNGDIAPPQDKSIESKFSTLNVNAAEFVPSFCIHSSPQNRNAADSSCNVAVMTNTVTTSMSPEIHHGNATPAVLPDPVGSRVEEPPAGGGAPPPNVTDQINISPEHQPADSWEEAAVDVDPLIPSENEEGDIEEDEEMVVKVPKKKPVKVTEDTKSKKEHVNVVFIGHVDAGKSTIGGQIMALTGMVDKRTLEKYEREAKERSRETWYLSWALDTNQEEREKGKTVEVGRAYFETERKHFTILDAPGHKSFVPNMIGGAAQADLAVLVISARKGEFETGFDRGGQTREHAMLAKTAGVKHLVVLVNKMDDPTVEWDEGRYNECRDKILPYLRKLGFNPAKDLTFMPVSGQLGIGLKDPIPEHLCTWYSGPPFISFIDSLPSLNRKNNGPFIMPIVDKYKDMGTVVMGKVEAGEAKKGQSLLVMPNRTAVTVDQLWSDDEEVTSVGPGENVKIKLKGIEEEDVSPGFVLCDNNNPIKTGKVFDAQVVILEHKSIICAGYSAVMHIHCAAEEVRVKALICLVDKKTGDKSKTRPRFVKQDQVAIMRIECAGVICLERFKLFPQMGRFTLRDENKTIAIGKVLKVVE is encoded by the exons ATGGCGAACAGTGTAGCTCCAGATTCGTGGGAACAGCAGGCGGACAACGGAGACATCGCTCCGCCACAGGATAAGTCCATAGAGAGCAAATTCTCGACCCTGAATGTGAACGCTGCGGAATTCGTGCCTTCATTCTGCATTCATTCTTCACCGCAGAACAGAAACGCTGCCGACAGTTCCTGCAATGTCGCTGTCATGACGAATACTGTAACCACCTCTATGTCCCCCGAAATACATCATG GCAATGCCACTCCAGCAGTTCTACCAGATCCAGTGGGCAGTCGTGTGGAGGAACCACCTGCCGGAGGAGGGGCTCCGCCTCCAAACGTCAcagatcaaataaatattagccCCGAACATCAACCAGCCGATTCTTGGGAAGAAGCGGCAGTGGATGTGGATCCTCTCATACCTTCCGAAAATGAAGAA GGTGACATTGAGGAGGACGAAGAAATGGTTGTTAAAGTACCTAAAAAAAAGCCTGTTAAAGTAACGGAAGACACTAAGAGTAAAAAGGAACATGttaatgttgtttttataGGACATGTTG atGCAGGAAAATCAACGATCGGTGGTCAAATAATGGCATTAACTGGAATGGTTGATAAAAGGACcttagaaaaatatgaaagagaaGCTAAGGAAAGAAGTAGAGAAACGTGGTATTTGAGTTGGGCGCTAGACACGAACCAAGAGGAACGGGAGAAGGGAAAGACAGTGGAAGTTGGTAGAGCGTATTTTGAAACCGAAAGAAAGCATTTCACGATTTTAGACGCACCTGGTCATAAAAGTTTTGTACCCAATATGATCGGCGGCGCGGCGCAAGCCGATCTTGCAGTTTTAGTTATTTCCGCGCGAAAAGGAGAGTTTGAAACGGGCTTCGACAGGGGCGGTCAAACGAGAGAACACGCTATGCTGGCTAAAACTGCTGGCGTTAAACATCTGGTTGTGCTAGTAAATAAAATGGATGATCCAACTGTAGAGTGGGACGAGGGAAGGTACAACGAGTGCAG GGACAAAATATTGCCGTACCTTCGTAAACTGGGATTCAATCCTGCGAAAGACCTTACGTTTATGCCAGTTTCGGGGCAGCTTGGTATCGGTTTGAAAGATCCAATACCAGAACATCTTTGTACGTGGTACTCTGGTCCACCATTCATATCTTTCATTGATTCTTTACCCTCGCTTAATCGTAAGAACAACGGACCCTTCATCATGCCAATTGTTGATAAATATAAGGATATGGGAACAGTGGTGATGGGAAAAGTTGAAGCTGGAGAAGCAAAGAAAGGACAGTCGTTGCTTGTTATGCCGAATAGG ACGGCAGTGACGGTGGATCAGTTATGGTCGGACGACGAGGAGGTGACATCCGTTGGTCCGGGAGAGAACGTAAAGATTAAGTTAAAAGGCATCGAAGAGGAAGATGTTAGCCCCGGATTCGTTTTGTGCGATAACAACAATCCGATAAAAACAGGAAAAGTCTTTGATGCGCAAGTTGTTATTTTGGAGCATAAGAGTATCATTTGTGCTGGATACAGTGCTGTGATGCATATCCATTGTGCCGCGGAAGAAGTTAGAGTGAAGGCATTGATTTGTCTGGTTGACAAGAAAACAGGCGACAAGAGTAAAACCAGGCCGAGGTTCGTCAAGCAAGATCAAGTGGCAATAATGAGAATCGAATGCGCGGGTGTCATATGCCTTGAAAGATTTAAACTATTTCCACAGATGGGACGTTTCACCCTCAGGGATGAAA ATAAGACTATCGCAATTGGTAAGGTGCTGAAAGTGGTGGAGTAA
- the LOC128877794 gene encoding exosome complex exonuclease RRP44: protein MLKTKVFFRKTKGGKVFKTVREHYLRDDIHCGSKACDKCLYRNRNIILDDEDSGAKSSRLPYPYYLLLDTNIILNQIDVLEEDVISNVIILQTVLEEVRHKSSNVYKKLKDIISHTHRKFYVFVNEHHKNTYIERNPGESPNDRNDRSIRVATGWYNEHLASNNCNIKTVLLTDDARNRELAEKEGIPVLSMEDYVASLENAGYLVDKLCKLSYGSENEGREVFPCHLAPTQLHNGIKKGELMQGKFSASRENFLEGYVNTEGMENSVLIQGRSNLNRAVDGDTVAIELLPEDQWSSPSDIILQDEGEADADDILETEKVLDKFVSSNKMQKTPTGRIVGIIRRNWRQYCGILQPNNVEGSISHLFVPAERKIPKIRIETRQYKVLSKQRIIVAIDSWPRNSRSPLGHFVRALGEIGDKATENEVILLEHDVPHSRFSDDVLSSLPKMPWSITETDLEGREDLRHLDICSVDPPGCTDIDDALHCIELPNGNLEVGVHIADVTHFIRPGTALDKEAALRATTVYLVDTRIQMIPELLSTNLCSLRGNEERLAFSCIWEMDKDTNIINTRYCKSVIRSRAAMTYDEAQLKIDDSTQQDSIAKSLRNLNNLAKLLKKKRLENGALVLASPEIRFQVDDETHDPIDVEAKKIKDTNSMIEEFMLLANISVAKKIVEEFPECAVLRRHPEPPPANFEPLIKAGKNQGFTININSGKELAESLDRCYKKDNPYFNTMLRILATRCMMQAVYFVSGMHQQSEYFHYGLACPIYTHFTSPIRRYADVMVHRLLAVCIGADVTYPDLLDKKKNHALCHNLNYRNRMAQFAGRASVALNTHLFFRGKIQDEEGYILFVRKNALQILIPKYGLEGTLYLNDKKSSVSFKYHDEDHSQTCGDIVFRTFDLVIVQISLDRSNVQHEKLVFKLVKPHIPGFSIPSGNTEFSDTIQEQSTKELSKRKIDAACIEKPSDDKAKSEGSKKKRRRKKR from the exons ATGTTGAAAACAAaggttttctttagaaaaaCAAAGGGAGGAAAAGTGTTTAAG ACTGTCCGTGAACACTACCTCAGAGATGATATCCACTGTGGTTCCAAAGCTTGCGATAAATGTCTTTATAGAAatcgaaatattatattagacGACGAAGATTCAGGTGCTAAAAGTTCTAGACTACCATATCCTTATTATCTTTTATTGGAtaccaatattattttaaaccaG ATTGACGTTTTAGAAGAAGATGTTATTTCCaatgtaataattttgcaaacaGTGTTGGAAGAAGTAAGACATAAAAGTtctaatgtatataaaaagttaaagGATATAATTAGTCACACGCATaggaaattttatgtatttgttaaCGAACATCACAA AAATACTTATATAGAACGTAATCCTGGTGAAAGCCCAaacgatcgaaacgatcgatctATACGAGTCGCGACAGGATGGTACAATGAGCATTTAGCTTCcaacaattgtaatattaagaCAGTACTATTAACAGACGACGCGCGAAACAGAGAATTAGCAGAAAAGGAAGGGATCCCTGTTCTTTCAA TGGAGGATTACGTGGCATCGTTGGAAAATGCAGGCTATTTAGTAGATAAATTATGCAAACTAAGTTATGGCTCGGAAAACGAAGGCAGGGAAGTTTTCCCTTGTCACCTTGCTCCAACACAACTACACAATGGTATAAAAAAGGGGGAACTTATGCAAGGAAAATTTTCGGCATCGAGAGAAAACTTTTTAGAGGGATACGTAAATACAGAAGGAATGGAAAACTCC GTTTTGATCCAAGGTCGAAGCAACCTTAATAGAGCTGTTGATGGCGATACAGTTGCAATTGAACTTTTACCAGAAGACCAGTGGTCATCTCCCAGTGATATTATTCTACAAGATGAGGGAGAAGCAGACGCGGACGATATTTTAGAAACAGAGAAAGTGTtagataaatttgtttcttcgaacaaaatgcaaaaaacTCCAACTGGAAGGATTGTTGGTATCATTAGAAGGAACTGGAGGCAGTATTGTGGAATATTGCAGCCTAATAATGTTGAAGGG aGTATAAGTCATTTGTTCGTCCCAGCCGAACgaaaaatacctaaaataaGAATCGAAACCAGACAATACAAGGTGTTGAGTAAACAAAGAATTATCGTTGCTATTGATTCGTGGCCGCGAAATTCTAGGTCTCCTTTGGGTCACTTTGTACGAGCATTAGGTGAAATAGGAGATAAAGCAACTGAAAACGAAGTAATACTATTAGAGCACGATGTCCCGCATAGTCGATTTTCTGATGATGTTCTTAGCTCACTTCCAAAAATGCCTTGGAGCATCACGGAAACT GACTTGGAAGGTCGAGAGGACCTTAGACATTTAGATATATGTTCAGTGGATCCGCCAGGGTGCACAGATATCGATGATGCGCTTCATTGTATAGAATTGCCGAATGGTAATCTCGAAGTAGGTGTACATATCGCGGACGTAACACATTTTATTAGACCTGGTACAGCATTAGATAAAGAAGCAGCTCTACGAGCTACGACTGTATATTTGGTTGATACAAGGATTCAAATGATTCCAG AATTGCTCAGCACGAATCTCTGTTCCTTAAGAGGAAACGAAGAACGATTAGCGTTTTCCTGTATATGGGAAATGGACAAggatacaaatataattaatacgagaTATTGTAAATCTGTAATTCGTTCGCGAGCAGCTATGACTTACGACGAAGCTCAGCTAAAAATTGATGATTCCACTCAACAAGATTCAATCGCAAAATCGTTAAGAAACCTTAATAATTTAGCAAAActattaaagaagaaacgttTAGAAAACGG CGCGTTAGTGTTAGCATCTCCAGAAATCCGTTTTCAAGTTGACGATGAAACACACGATCCCATCGATGTGGAagcgaaaaaaattaaagacacTAATTCCATGATCGAAGAATTTATGCTGCTAGCAAATATTTCGGTTGCTAAAAAGATCGTGGAGGAATTTCCAGAATGCGCAGTGTTAAGAAGACATCCTGAGCCACCGCCTGCTAATTTTGAGCCTCTTATAAAGGCTGGAAAAAATCAA GGTTTCACTATAAACATTAATAGCGGCAAAGAATTGGCAGAATCTTTAGACAGGTGTTACAAAAAGGACAATCCTTACTTCAATACTATGCTAAGAATACTTGCCACACGGTGTATGATGCAGGCTGTATACTTCGTTAGCGGTATGCACCAACAAAGCGAATACTTCCATTACGGTTTAGCATGTCCAATCTATACCCATTTCACCTCGCCTATCCGGAG ATACGCCGATGTAATGGTTCATCGTTTATTGGCAGTTTGCATAGGGGCTGACGTGACTTATCCTGATTTACTGGACAAGAAGAAGAATCACGCGCTTTGTCACAATCTAAATTATCGAAACAGAATGGCTCAGTTCGCTGGCCGTGCATCGGTTGCACTTAATACACAT TTATTCTTCAGAGGTAAAATTCAAGATGAAGAAGgttatatactttttgtacGTAAGAACGCGCTACAAATACTGATTCCTAAATATGGATTAGAAGGAACGTTGTATTTGAACGATAAGAAATCATCCGTATCGTTCAAATACCATGACGAAGATCATTCGCAAACTTGCGGGGACATCGTATTTCGAACGTTCGATCTTGTTATAGTGCAAATAAGTTTGGACAGATCTAATGTACAGCACGAGAAATTAGTATTTAAACTTGTTAAACCACAC ATCCCAGGTTTCAGCATTCCTTCAGGAAACACAGAATTTTCAGACACTATACAAGAACAAAGTACAAAAGAATtgtcgaaacgaaaaatagatGCAGCGTGTATAGAAAAACCATCGGATGATAAGGCTAAAAGCGAAGGaagcaaaaagaaacgaagacgaaagaaacgataa